A genomic segment from Vigna unguiculata cultivar IT97K-499-35 unplaced genomic scaffold, ASM411807v1 contig_479, whole genome shotgun sequence encodes:
- the LOC114172051 gene encoding uncharacterized protein LOC114172051, translated as METICQVTYQAEKCISPTEPSLIEIEQDDDAYFRNENNNGRSPSEIMQIPYETMHTPCETIHTPYEIMQIPCETMQTLYETLQIPCETMQSSCESMQTPCETMQTSFESMQTPCETMQTSFESMQTPCETMQTPFESMHTPCEPVQTPCETMQISCESMQNPCEPVQISCETMQISHETNQIPFEILQFPLETMQTPSQTTQIPFETIEVPFQTTQTPLETTQILPKLPNSLLADEYLVNQSKSLKRAYCESSYRDAEVVPELDTSFEDISTLYTEYLNSEEYHALKRFKTSYDVGHGDTHLLFSSQEASEEKQESIFQDDLWGWETSSCDSTTNKLVEINYSEISSFPCT; from the exons ATGGAAACAATCTGTCAGGTAACATATCAGGCAGAAAAATGCATCTCCCCTACAGAACCGTCACTAATTGAAATTGAGCAGGATGACGATGCctattttagaaatgaaaacaACAATGGGCGGAGTCCTTCTGAAATTATGCAGATTCCTTACGAAACTATGCACACTCCTTGTGAAACTATACACACTCCTTATGAAATTATGCAGATTCCTTGTGAAACTATGCAGACTCTTTATGAAACTTTGCAGATTCCTTGTGAAACTATGCAAAGTTCTTGTGAAAGTATGCAGACTCCTTGTGAAACTATGCAGACTTCTTTTGAAAGTATGCAGACTCCTTGTGAAACTATGCAGACTTCTTTTGAAAGTATGCAGACTCCTTGTGAAACTATGCAGACTCCTTTTGAAAGTATGCATACTCCTTGTGAACCTGTACAGACTCCTTGTGAAACTATGCAGATTTCTTGTGAAAGTATGCAGAATCCTTGTGAACCTGTGCAGATTTCTTGTGAAACTATGCAGATTTCTCATGAAACCAACCAAATTCCTTTTGAAATTTTGCAGTTTCCTTTAGAAACTATGCAGACTCCTTCTCAAACTACACAAATTCCTTTTGAAACTATAGAAGTTCCTTTTCAAACTACGCAAACTCCATTAGAAACTACACAAATTCTACCTAAACTCCCGAATTCATTATTAGCCGATGAATATTTAGTCAATCAATCAAAGTCACTGAAAAGGGCATATTGCGAAAGCTCTTATAGAGATGCAGAAGTCGTCCCTGAACTG GACACTAGTTTTGAGGATATTTCAACTTTGTATACTGAGTATCTTAACTCAGAGGAATATCATGCATTAAAAAGGTTTAAAACATCATATGATGTTGGACATGGTGACACACATCTTCTATTTTCCAGCCAAGAAGCAAGTGAAGAGAAACAAGAAAGTATATTTCAAGATGACTTATGGGGATGGGAGACATCCTCATGTGACTCTACAACAAATAAACTTGTGGAGATCAATTACAGTGAAATATCTAGCTTTCCTTGCACTTAA